The segment ACCCGATCGGCCGCCCGCTCGCGCTCGCCTTCGCCGCGCTGGTCGTCTTCCTGATCGCCAACACGTCCCCGCTGATGGGCCTGTCCGCGGTCGGCCGCGAATCCACGACGACCATCCTCGGCGGCGCGATCGAGATGTGGCAGCGGGGCAGCCAGATCACCGCGGTGTTCGTCGCATTCTGCGCCGTCGTCGCGCCGGGCGCGTTCATCGCGTTCATGCTCGCGGTCCTCATCGCGGCGCGACGTCCCCCGGCACCGCGTTGGGTCGGCCGTTTGCTGCGCTGGGCGGCGGTCGTCGCGCCCTGGTCGATGACCGAGGTGATGCTGCTCGGCATCCTGGTCGCGCTCATCAAGATCGCCCACCTCGCGACCGTCGTACCGGGCATCGGACTCGCGGGCGTGGCCGTGCTCGTCGTGCTGCTCGCGGTCATATCCTCGACCTTCGACACCCGGACGATCTGGGCGCGTGTCACCTGGGCGGACGGGAGCCCGCCTCCTCGTCCGGTCCGCGCGTCGGGGCGATCGGGCAAGGCGCACGTCCACGGCGGGGAGGACGTCGTGCCCTGCTCCGCGTGCGGCCTGCTGTCGCGGCCAGCGGCATCGGGGCAGCCCGGCCGCTGCCCGCGTTGCGGCGCGACCCTCTCCGAACGCCACCACTTCTCGATCCAGACGACCTGGGCGCTCGTGATCGCCGCATCGATCCTGTTCGTGCCGGCCAACGCCTTTCCGGTGCTCGTCACGACGACGTTCGGCGCCACGGAAGCCTCGACGATCCTGCAGGGCGTCGTGTTCCTCTGGCAGGACGGCTCGTGGATCCTGGCGCTCATCGTGCTCGTCGCGAGCGTGGTCGTCCCGCTCGGCAAGCTGGTCGCGCTCGCCTACCTGCTCGTCACCGTGCAGCAGGGCTCGGCGAAGAGCAATCAGGACCGCACGCGCCTCTACCGGCTGGTCGAGGGCATCGGACGCTGGTCGATGCTCGACGTCTTCGTCGTCGCCTTCATCGTCGCGCTCGTCCAGCTCGACCCGCTGATGTCGGTCGCCCCGGGCGTCGGCGTGATCTACTTCATGGCCGTCGTCGTCCTCACGATGGTGGCGGCCCACTCCTTCGATCCGCGCCTCATCTGGCACCCCGGCGCGCACGGAAAGCTCCCGCATGGCTGAGCCCGTCGACGACGTCGAGCTGCCCCAGGCGACGCCGGTGGCGCCCCGGCGCGCGCGCGTGTCGATCGTCTGGATCATCCCCGTGCTGGCCGTGCTGGTCGCCATCGGCATCGCGGTGCAGCGCGTCCGCAGCGAAGGGCCGACGATCACGATCGTCTTCAAGGCCGCCGAGGGGATCGAGGCCGGCAAGACCTTCATC is part of the Burkholderiales bacterium genome and harbors:
- a CDS encoding paraquat-inducible protein A; amino-acid sequence: MPRYALDTLACPDCDLKQSLPELRPGGSARCARCKVTVARNPVDPIGRPLALAFAALVVFLIANTSPLMGLSAVGRESTTTILGGAIEMWQRGSQITAVFVAFCAVVAPGAFIAFMLAVLIAARRPPAPRWVGRLLRWAAVVAPWSMTEVMLLGILVALIKIAHLATVVPGIGLAGVAVLVVLLAVISSTFDTRTIWARVTWADGSPPPRPVRASGRSGKAHVHGGEDVVPCSACGLLSRPAASGQPGRCPRCGATLSERHHFSIQTTWALVIAASILFVPANAFPVLVTTTFGATEASTILQGVVFLWQDGSWILALIVLVASVVVPLGKLVALAYLLVTVQQGSAKSNQDRTRLYRLVEGIGRWSMLDVFVVAFIVALVQLDPLMSVAPGVGVIYFMAVVVLTMVAAHSFDPRLIWHPGAHGKLPHG